Proteins encoded together in one Vibrio lentus window:
- a CDS encoding helix-turn-helix domain-containing protein, giving the protein MIDFIKDKDDSEAKLSRTMKLIESKPNVPETQDCMTQENKPALHLEPAFKLVPEITLIESLPEHLQKRFTHALTLMHEEWGERRTWEEIATESAISPYHFHRQFTELFNETPGQYLSRVRLQIAVGLLINDEPWSVIEIAQYCGYSSSQSLGKALKRELGVTAKHIREMGYNATPKETADFIQKLAHPGVQSSMEKELVKSMPIELVWYPERGMQKLKLEDPDWDTVFEIYGQKSTHLMGTTPIKQMNNKWDDIDAEIGNWQVAKDRYDMTIPEGYYLCSDVYLVSDVAYSTALEALFKAVDQQGLKLDVQGYLVEMIRQIDTDDVEGVTFSFQLPVLATLEK; this is encoded by the coding sequence GTGATTGATTTTATAAAGGACAAAGACGATAGTGAAGCCAAGCTGTCCAGAACAATGAAGCTAATCGAAAGTAAACCCAATGTACCTGAGACCCAAGATTGTATGACGCAAGAGAACAAACCTGCTTTGCATTTAGAACCAGCTTTTAAACTGGTTCCTGAGATTACATTGATTGAATCTTTGCCAGAGCACCTTCAAAAACGCTTTACGCATGCATTGACCTTGATGCATGAAGAGTGGGGTGAGCGTCGTACGTGGGAAGAAATCGCAACGGAGAGCGCGATTTCGCCATACCATTTTCATCGTCAGTTTACCGAGCTGTTTAACGAAACTCCGGGTCAGTACCTGAGTCGTGTTCGATTACAAATCGCGGTCGGTTTGTTGATCAACGACGAGCCGTGGAGCGTGATTGAAATTGCTCAGTACTGTGGCTACTCATCGTCACAGTCATTAGGTAAGGCGCTTAAGCGCGAGCTTGGTGTTACTGCAAAACATATTCGAGAAATGGGCTACAACGCGACACCTAAGGAAACGGCAGACTTCATCCAGAAATTGGCACATCCAGGCGTGCAGTCTTCGATGGAAAAAGAGCTAGTTAAGTCTATGCCGATCGAGTTGGTTTGGTATCCAGAACGCGGTATGCAAAAGCTTAAGTTGGAAGATCCTGATTGGGACACGGTATTTGAAATCTATGGTCAGAAATCGACACATTTGATGGGCACCACGCCGATCAAGCAAATGAATAATAAGTGGGACGACATCGACGCTGAAATCGGAAATTGGCAAGTCGCGAAAGACCGTTACGATATGACCATTCCTGAAGGGTACTACTTATGCAGCGACGTTTATCTGGTTTCGGATGTGGCGTATAGCACAGCGTTAGAAGCTCTGTTTAAGGCGGTTGATCAACAAGGTTTGAAGTTAGATGTGCAAGGTTATTTGGTGGAGATGATTCGTCAGATCGACACGGATGATGTCGAAGGCGTGACGTTTTCATTCCAGTTACCCGTTTTAGCGACATTAGAAAAGTAA